In Cicer arietinum cultivar CDC Frontier isolate Library 1 chromosome 7, Cicar.CDCFrontier_v2.0, whole genome shotgun sequence, the genomic window TGTTGGAAGAAGAAATGTTTGAGTGTGATGCTGGAAAAAATGAAAGATGATGGAGGAGGGTTTGCTATGGAGGTAGCTTGGATGGGTACTGAATTatcaagaaaaaaagataaataaataggtCAACTTACAGAACCGGTTAACATGTGAGTGGTTAAAAGAAATGGGTAGCGTGGCACTCTATTTGAGCGTGTGGTTAAAAGTGAGTGTCTGAATGTTTGTCCATAGCATTACTCTCCTGGCCATCTTAATGAAATAAGCTGAAAATAACTCATAGACATGTCATAAGCTATTTTTATGAGCTTTTCCCAACACTACTTACACATGCTCATGACATAAGATTAGCCTATATTAGCTATTACTTTTACTGTTTATAATTTTACGGTTTTTCCAGGATGATTAGTGGTTTTATTTTGCACACACAGGTGGTGGAGTCTATGTGGTTATAGATAAAAGGTCAAAGGGGGAAGCCAATGTTCAAGGATCGTCAAGTGATGATGGTGACGTTACTTTAACTATAAGTTCAAAGCAACATAGATATCTATTATTCTGAAATGACTATGATGATAATATGGCTTGCTACTGTTTATTGTCGAGTCTTTATATTACACCATAGATATTTGTCCCTTTCAATATAAATTTGGTGGCTGGTATTAGAATATGAAGAGGGAAATAGTAGAAAAAGGTATTTCCGTAGTTAGGTTTCATATTCTTGTCCCTCTTATTGTTGTTGCTCACCTGCACATGTTTTCGCATTTAGGTGAAAGTGAACCTGACGAACCATCAGAAAATGGCAGCAGCCATGGTGATGTAGCAAACACACAAAGGTTGAAAgtacaattaatttaaattttgttttccaTAGCTCAGAAGTTCAAAGTTCTGCAAATTGTtaacacaaacaaaaaatgaataataaagtTATacaagtattttaaattttgttttagtttactaagttttttatattttgtgcTTGTGTGTAGTGGTGATACTGCTGCTGTTGGCTCTGACAGTGTTGCACCTGTGGCAAGCGTAAGTGAAATACAGCATTAGCAGTATATTGGAACTTAGAATTCTTTAGCCTTCTGCatttgtcaaaattataaaGCATCCAATAATTTTTCTCTCATCAAATGCTGCTCACAGAACTTGTTCCTTTCAGTGTTTCGGCCAAACCATTATGCAGCAGATGCAAAATTGTGTAGTTTGTAAAATGTGTCTTTTCATTTTCCCATTATGAACTTatgtattactttttttttcaaattggcTGCAGGAGCAACACAAAAAGGGTGGTGGTGATGGAGGACCATGTTCCACTCTTTTTATTGCAAACCTTGGTCCAAACTGCACTGAGGATGAATTAAAGCAAGCTTTTTCTGTGTAAGTTACTgcttttatttcttattaatgGATTCACTAAGGACCTGGACCTCTAGTattgttaataaaattgtaaaagtgTTCAACCTGCTGGACGCTGGTTCTTGTTAAATCTATATTCTGCGTTGTTCATCATCTACTTGCTTTTGATTACAGAACTTAATGTTTTCAATCCATTTTTCCAGGTATGCTGGATTCAACTTGGTCAAAATGCGTTCTAGAGGAGGAATGCCTGTAGCATTTGCTGATTTTGAGGTAAGtcggtgttttttttttatatttaacctTCAGCAATTTGAGGGTTACAACAGTAAATTTGTTGGTCCTATTCTTTTCCATAAGTTCTTCAGTTACTCTTTTCTTTGTAGTGATGTGCTGGGCTctttgaaaagaaactctacctttaaatataatatgatatgataattgATCATGGTCTTCTAGTCGTGTCATGAGTTTAAGTTtctgaaaatttgatttttcataTTGGCATACATGATACATCAGTTAGAGATATGAAATTTATCTGGAAACTGTAGCTGTACAACCTCAGCTGATATAATTGTCTAGTGGAACAAAATGTGATCAAGGGGAACCTCGGTGCACAAAAAAATATCAGTTGGGCAAACTTGTATTATGCTGCTGTTGTCTCGTGATTCCCGAATGATTGGCTCTTAATTAGAATTATGACAATATGGCATAGGCATACCATTGAATGGGACATGGTTTTGCTTGATATTTGATAGTATTTCTTAGttgaatttattttctatttctttgcCATTTGACATTTATTGAACAAAATGCGATCTTGTCCAACCTTCTCTCTCTTGACTGCAATTATCTATAGACTATAGTATACACCCCTGCCCCTTCAATGCTTTGGGCCTGAAGTGTAACTAAGCGGgccaaatatatcaaataacccTCGGCCCTTGCCCTGAAGTTTTGCTTATTGATGATTTTATCAACCTTTCTTCTTTTGATAGGAAATTGATCAAGCTGTTAAGGTCATGGAGGAGCTTCAGGGAAGCTTGCTTCCATCATCGGATCGGGGTGGCATGCACATAGAGTATATTCTGACCTAATggattttatcaatttttgttctgcTATGTTGGATATTTCATCTTTCTAactttcttttttctctctctccttGGCTGTGCTCTCTAGATATGCAAGGTCTAGAATGAGGAAGAAGCGTTAGAAGAAATTGGAGCTAGACGGTTTCTGGATAATTTTTGGGATCCATATAAAAGAAAACGTTGTGTTTCATCTGGAATAGTAGTTGCAATATAGAGAAAGGTTGGTAAGATTACATATTTATCAAATTGAGCACAGCAGACCAACTATGTAATATGTTGGAATTAATCGAGGAAGAAATTTATTACCATTTGGTAGGAAAGGTTGCAAAACTGGCTCTATACTACAGCAAAATTACGTTTTAACtatatactatttatttattgcaaatgatatcaaaatgaaaaaaagtttTCAGCATATCATATTAGGAAAAATAAAATGGTGAGccacattaaataaaattcgTTATTTGGTGAAATTTAGGCTTTGTTTGGATTGATGGAATAGAGTAGTAACTAATGAGGTTTTATTGTTTCGATATTTTATAAATGAGTGGAATGGAGTGGAACATGATTTCATTCTTTTCCATTTAAGGTGTATGAGATGAAATCCTACTTTTTACCCAAACAATAGAACAAATACCTTGTTCTATTATGCTCTATTTTTTTCCACTCAATTCATTTTCATTCCGTTCATTTAATAATATCCAAACAGAGTTTTTTAGACTCGAACTATTAAATTATCTGGgctttatttcttattatttggGGGAACTAATTATCCAAATAGCGGGCACATGAATTTCACTAAATAATAAAGCCCGGCTTTTGTGTTGGCATTTATTtagttaatgtttttttttaagtacTCCTTTACAGAGACAAACAATCATTTGGGacttttaaagtaaaaaaatatatttataaataataaatatatgtataaaattaatGCTTAAAAACAATGTACAATGGAGTAGCATAATGCTGATTTGATTGGAGGAATTGTAACACTTTTTCATACTAAGAGAGCAATTATACCAATGAAATCCAAATTGGTGTGTTCAAAGACAATGAAACATggtaacaaatttaataaaaggTGTTACATTTTTATTCGTTGTGACTCAAGCAAAATAAGACAGCGAAACTAATTTGATAGAAAGTAATTATTTGTTTCTATGTAGGATTTAGATTCTAGTCCTCCACTTAAATTTCAAGTTcgaaatgttataattattaattctatgtattttttattataattttcaatgaaGTTGGCAGTTCTATTCGATTTTAGAtgagatgtattttttttcatttaaatttaatattttaaaaaggaatttaaattttaaatagatatatgtaatatataaaattttatagcaGTTAATCATCAAAGAACTTAAAAGTTTTTATCCCcttatctaaatatattttaatatttaatatttaatttgtaaacgaaaaagagaaaaaaacttgttgacaatatatattttactactAGATATCCGGTCCAGATATGATGCATTTCTGTTCAATAGTTCAAAATTTAGACTCCTAATGCTTGCTTATTGACTATGCTATTTGTGTTCTTCATATGATTCTTCCAAATCATCACACAACCAACACAAACATTATAAAACTATACATCCTAATAATTTCTAGAAATAGTAAGAAGTAGTTTCATATAAGTTTGAATTTAGACTTTATGAAATTGCATATTGAAGCCTAATTtgttttgcttcaagaaaaaaagagatatttttttcttatatccTTTGTTTTCGGATAAAATAGTTCGGAAATTTAAACTTCTTTATAAAAATAGGTAAAGTTTAATCGATTATTGTTGAAGTtgaagttaaaatttgaacttaaatttaataaatagttaatagatagattattattattagttaattattaCTAATCATCTATAGATtaacattttccttcaaaaatgaattgatattttaaaagagGACTTCAATTTTGTAAATCTTTAATCAATAAAGATGACCTTTGTGAAGAGATTCGTGCATTTGCACGGGTCCAATTTCTTAGTTAGAGATTTGATCTggtatagattttttttataatctatcATTTTATTCTTTGAAAGTATATGACGTtttcattttagtatttaactaagtataaaatttaaattaattctcgcataattaaaatagtatctGAAAGATACAACTTATTATCATAAAAGTATCTGAAAGATAAATTTACGAGCAAAATAGTTCATGACTGTTAGTGACAAATATGAGCCATGTATTTTTTATgcatcaaaaaatatatatttgtcttgtgttttattatatttatcaatgataaatatttattttgtgttttttaaatttatcagtgataaatatttatctaatattttttaaaaatttatcagTGACAAACATATATCATGtgttattttctatttatcaattataaatatttttaccatatttatctatatttaacatttattgatatttatctcgtgtttttcttttttggatAAATGTTTCGTAATTTTGTATGTaccaatgaaaaatatttgtatcatttttttatattgatgtatgaaaaattatagttagtggattattattattctcattttctttgacaaataattattccgtgtgttttttaatatttttcaatgacaaatatttatcctatatatttttacattttattacttacaaatatttgtgacatatttttttaaatttatcaatgacaaatattagtCATgtgttgtttatatatatatatatatacacacacatatatgtatgtaaatgacaaatatatgttttatattttttatttatcaataataaatatttgtcctttattttttaatgtaccAATAACATTTATTAGtctgtttatatatatatatatatatNNNNNNNNNNNNNNNNNNNNNNNNNNNNNNNNNNNNNNNNNNNNNNNNNNNNNNNNNNNNNNNNNNNNNNNNNNNNNNNNNNNNNNNNNNNNNNNNNNNNNNNNNNNNNNNNNNNNNNNNNNNNNNNNNNNNNNNNNNNNNNNNNNNNNNNNNNNNNNNNNNNNNNNNNNNNNNNNNNNNNNNNNNNNNNNNNNNNNNNNNNNNNNNNNNNNNNNNNNNNNNNNNNNNNNNNNNNNNNNNNNNNNNNNNNNNNNNNNNNNNNNNNNNNNNNNNNNNNNNNNNNNNNNNNNNNNNNNNNNNNNNNNNNNNNNNNNNNNNNNNNNNNNNNNNNNNNNNNNNNNNNNNNNNNNNNNNNNNNNNNNNNNNNNNNNNNNNNNNNNNNNNNNNNNNNNNNNNNNNNNNNNNNNNNNNNNNNNNNNNNNNNNNNNNNNNNNNNNNNNNNNNNNNNNNNNNNNNNNNNNNNNNNNNNNNNNNNNNNNNNNNNNNNNNNNNNNNNNNNNNNNNNNNNNNNNNNNNNNNNNNNNNNNNNNNNNNNNNNNNNNNNNNNNNNNNNNNNNNNNNNNNNNNNNNNNNNNNNNNNNNNNNNNNNNNNNNNNNNNNNNNNNNNNNNNNNNNNNNNNNNNNNNNNNNNNNNNNNNNNNNNNNNNNNNNNNNNNNNNNNNNNNNNNNNNNNNNNNNNNNNNNNNNNNNNNNNNNNNNNNNNNNNNNNNNNNNNNNNNNNNNNNNNNNNNNNNNNNNNNNNNNNNNNNNNNNNNNNNNNNNNNNNNNNNNNNNNNNNNNNNNNNNNNNNNNNNNNNNNNNNNNNNNNNNNNNNNNNNNNNNNNNNNNNNNNNNNNNNNNNNNNNNNNNNNNNNNNNNNNNNNNNNNNNNNNNNNNNNNNNNNNNNNNNNNNNNNNNNNNNNNNNNNNNNNNNNNNNNNNNNNNNNNNNNNNNNNNNNNNNNNNNNNNNNNNNNNNNNNNNNNNNNNNNNNNNNNNNNNNNNNNNNNNNNNNNNNNNNNNNNNNNNNNNNNNNNNNNNNNNNNNNNNNNNNNNNNNNNNNNNNNNNNNNNNNNNNNNNNNNNNNNNNNNNNNNNNNNNNNNNNNNNNNNNNNNNNNNNNNNNNNNNNNNNNNNNNNNNNNNNNNNNNNNNNNNNNNNNNNNNNNNNNNNNNNNNNNNNNNNNNNNNNNNNNNNNNNNNNNNNNNNNNNNNNNNNNNNNNNNNNNNNNNNNNNtgtttatatatatatatatatatatatatatatatatatatatatatatatatatatatatatatatatatttatatttatcggtaataaatatttatcctattttttatttttaaatttacttgTGACAAATATGTGGCCCATATTTTTCTatctataaataataaatatttgtcctatatttttttttataagtgattaatatttatcgtgtaatttttatatttattagtgaaaaatatttaacctttttttatatttgtcattCACAAATCAGTAATCTAATATAAATCATAAaactttgtctttttatatatttttctcatgttttctttttatatttatcagtgacAAATATGTATATCGTATTTTTGTGTATCAGTAACAAATATATATCATGTATGCTTAATATATCAATGACatgtttttcctttctatttatatatatatatatatatatatatatatatatataagtgacaaatattataaataataaatatttgtcctatatttttttttataagtgattaatatttatcgtgtaatttttatatttattagtgaaaaatatttaacctttttttatatttgtcattCACAAATCAGTAATCTAATATAAATCATAAaactttgtctttttatatatttttctcatgttttctttttatatttatcagtgacAAATATGTATATCGTATTTTTGTGTATCAGTAACAAATATATATCATGTATGCTTAATATATCAATGACatgtttttcctttctatttatatatatatatatatatatatatatatatatataagtggcAAAAATATGtgtcatactttttttttatcaatgacaaataagTGTCatgtgtatttttatatttacgagtgataaatatttatctcatattttttatatttatcagtgacaaatatgcgttatgtatttttttatgtatcaataatatatacttgtcccatattttttttatatttattagtgatatatatttatccaatttattttataaatttatcgatgacaaatatgtgtctcgtattttttatgtatcaataaaaaatatttttcctttgttttttttattttttatatttatgagtgataaatatttatcttaaactttttatatttattagtgacaaatatgtgtcccttatttttttatgtatcaataacatatatttgtctagttttgttatatttatcggtgataaatatttatcctattttttcaaaacaaaaaaaatttacatgcgACAAATATGTGGCTCATATTTTTCATCTATACATGATAAATTTTTGtcccatattttttataattgattaatatttatcgCGTGACTTTTATATttgttactaaaaaatatttatcctttttatatatttatcattcaCAAATCTATAATCCAAtataaatgacataaatttatctttttatttatatttataagtgataaatatttatcctttttatttttttaaatttatctgtGACAAATATGTATCACGTATTTTTGTGTAtcagtgacaaatatttgtcctgtaattttttcatatttatcgatgacaaatatttattatttgttttttatttatttataattatcaataaaaatatttatcttgtattttatttatttattagagaCAAATATATATCACATATGCTTAATATATCAATGACATATTTTtttcgtatttttttttatatctacaAGTGACAAATATATGAttcgtatttttttaatttatcaatgataaatatttgtcatgtgtatttttatatttatgagtgataaatatttatctttatttatttatttatatttattagtgagTAATATGtgtcttgtatttttttatgtatcaataatatatgttggtcctatattttttttatacttatcagtgataaatatttatccattttttctaaatttatcaGAGATAATTATGcatcttgtattttttatgtattaataacaaatatttgtcatgtattttttctatatcatatttatgtattaataacaatatttatccattattttttatttatcattcacAAATCTATATCTCAGTATATATGACAAAAATGATGTCCcgtatttttatgttatatatatatatatatatatatactaatagatagaaacttttgaaatttgaaaattgttaaacgttaattagtaaaaaaagagaatgaaaatgcatAGAAAGATGTAAAGTGACAAAAGAGACTAAGTTTTCTAgtcaatatattaattaataaatagtaaACAGCTTCTATCTAATAGACTAATGGAGTGAGATTTTAAAAGtcgaaaattgaaaaaacactGTAGTGAAAAAACGTGTTTGAGCCTTAGAGGATACTTAAAAAATGGCAAGCGACAAAAAAGTAAGATAATTAATAAGATTTCTTGTACAAGTTAAACTAGCTTTTCTCACACTTAAACATTTATAATCCCATGACgacatatattttaatttaaaacttattaCAATATAACTTAATGCAAAAATATGAACTTGATTTCACAATACTGGAAGAATCTCAGCCGTGGATTCTGCAAAGACTTTTGTTGTTATGAGTAAGATATACATGTATGGACAAGAATGAGACCAAGTTGCCAAAACATAACAGTGAAACAAGACACATGACATGTTTCTCAATATTGTGTATTATGTCTGAACCTCTTAGCCTTGTCATCATCACCCAACCAacataatgttttttatttattttatatatacataaccAATAAAGTTTGGTTTACATGCTACAGAAATCatgaattcaaaaaataaatgtgaCCTTGTCAACATCAGCCACCTAGTGTTTGAAGTTTAATCTTTAAATGTACCACatgttaaaaattcaaaaagaaaaaaaaatgacatctTTGATTTTACACTACATTAATGTTTAAAGCTAACTGTGGTTTTGTGTTATCATTGTCAATGTTTGTAAGTTCAGAAGACAATCATCATCCCAAGTTTGTTTGTTTCTCATCACATGCAAGTTCATGCAGAGCAAGAGAGAGGAATTTGCATTGAGTGTAGTCACAATCTGGTGCACTCACGCACTTAGCCACATCGTGGCCGTTGgatcaaaaaattaaatggtCCAAATttcaatgttaattttatttttaaaaactaaaatattaaacttgaaATGGAAACAATTCAATCTTAAAACAATGGTCACAAATCAGATCAAGAGTTAATCCACATTGGTAGCTATTGGATTAAGATTTGATGGTCTAAACTTCAATGTaggttttattttctttttaaaaactaaaatactaaTATCAAAATGTAAACTATTTAATCTTGATTTAACGGTCACTGATATTCTATACGACTACTCAGGATTGTGACGGTACACAACTCAaatgtgagagagagagagagagactgAGAGAGAATCAAACCACCTTACAAGAAGctatttcaatttcattcatTTGTAGACAATAGAAATCTCTCAATCAAGTCTAGCCAAGTTCATGGAGGCAGTAGTTTACATAATTTCGcttacaaaaaattcaaaagctTCTATATTTACTCATAAAACGTTCATTCAGCTATACACATACAAAATTAGATCTTAATAATAATGCAGAaagatagaaagaaagaaaaacaacaaaaaataggaGAGGCAACGTCAAAAACATATTTAGCAAAACAAGAATGCAAATTTCATGATCAATCAATTCAAACATCATCTTCACATGAGGCCCTCCTTGGTTTGTCTCTACTACTACACCTATCCCAATAGGAAGCAGGCTTGTACTTTTCAAGAGATAGCTTTCCACTAAATGACTCCAATGGCAATGAATCTTCTAAGAGGGGACCACTGTAATGGTTCTGTCTCTGCTGCAGTGGCTCTGACCATATGCGACCACTCCTGTTTCCAACATCATAGCTTGGAGTTGAAATGTAGTTTGTGTCCATCACCATGTCACCCTCTAGAATTCGGAGAACCTTGAATGAATAAACAATCACATGTATACCAAATCAGTTACATGGAGATACAAAAATTGATGCAAAGTGTAAACAGTTTTACGTAAACGTccaatcatattttattgttgagtcataattttagtctctacaaaTATTGCGAACTTTTGTTTTAGtccctatattttttttattttgttttactttttcccTTGCTAAGTCACATTTCATCATTGACGTGACTAATGGAGATCCAAATGGCATGTCATAAATACTACTTGAATCTCTGTTAGCCGCGTTAACATTTTTGTAACAAAAGTTATGTTAGAGACAAAAAATGATGGAATGTGACTTTGGAAGggtagaaatatatatattgcaaGCAGTGCAATcaaaatttgttatatttacggtgactaaaattatatttagacaTTTTCTAAAATACATGCACAAATATCTTAAGTTGTGAGATATGATTGAATGCttgtgtaaaataaaattacacaGTCAACACATGATAATTGAATTCTTATATTATTAGAAATACAAGTTATAAAAAAGTTACTAAAGTGGAAGTGGTCCAATTTCTAAACTTGGGACTAGATATGATATGCAGTTAACCTTCTCCCATTGACTCTGTAGGATGTCTatctataatttttaaagttgaaATAACTATGCAATTGTTGATTCTTTAAAGCAAACAAAGTTGGCACAAAAGAATGATGTGTTAAGAACTTTGTTTACCTGTGACATGCGTGGTCTAGAATGAGGATCTCTCCTTATGCATAATGAAGCAGCATGTAGCATGCAATAGACCTCGTGTTCTAAATATTGACCTTCCAGCCTAGGGTCAATAAGTTCATCAATGGCATAGTCTTCTAACAGTGGTCTTGCCTGTTtaagatttaaatattttcatacaaTTAGTCATAAGCATTTGATTgaacaaacaaaaagaaattcGACTACTTTTGTTTTCAGTCGGAGTATCGTGTTACTTTGACTCTTAAATAGTAACAACATAAGACGATTAAGGCCTTGTCTAGATAAATAGCTTAATTGAGCACTTATAGTATAAAAACTTATCatataagtgtttatgtataagcctataaaataaagtcaaattgttttcgtataagttataagttgttttcataagttaTCCTATGAGAGCTTATGAACATGTCATAAGATGTTTCTATAAGCTCTGACAAATAGTTTCAGAAGTGTTTATGTCGctagataaactcaaataagttaATTCAAACAGACGTTGAATATCATAACATGTTACTATATACTTTCATTATATCATACTCTTAAGTCTTAACTTACCCACTCAGTAAGGCACTGCTGTCCCTTTGGCCTAGTGAGATCAACAGCTTTTCTACCGGTAACAAGCTCCACCAATACCACTCCAAAAGAATAAACATCAGCTTTTTCTGTGATTTGACCACTTTGAGCATATTCAGGAGCCAAATACCTACACATACAACACTTTAGTTGCAATCTAAGAAGCATGAATACCACATGACACAGAcatgtttataaattataagaCATGACAGCTATAAAATGAGAAAGTATAAGTATCTGACACAAATACATTCTGACATGGTTATTATTTAGAAGTGTTCATGTATTCTAGATTGTAATTTCATATCGCGCACACAAGTTTGACAATGAAACAGAATTCAGATCGATATAAAACATACCCAAATGTTCCAATTACTCTAGTATCCACACCCATGTCTCCGTCAGGCTGCCACCTTGCCAGTCCAAAATCACCAACCTAGCATATTTCAACACAACTCAATACggttagaaaaagaaaaacacacatttgATATACCTCAAAAACACACTTCAGATTTTGATCAGTAGGAAACTGAAAAATACATGGCCTTAATCTTTTGGAAAGTAAACTATCCACTTTAATAACTGACTTTTTATAttgaaagaaaaggaaatataGACAGATGAATATGCAATAACAAagtaatgataatgatgttttTCATTGTAAAAGAAGGCAAAGCACCACCCTACCAGAGGTTCAAAATCATGAGTGATGAGTATGTTGTTTGGCCTCATGTCACGGTGGATGATACAACCTACTCTGCACTCTTCATGAAGATACCTTAGCCCTCGAGCAGCTCCAACAGCAATTTTTTGCCTAGCAGACCATTCTAAAGGATTCCTTTGTCGCCCTGAAATACTTCAAAGTATTAGATCAATATACAGTCAAGTATGTATCCGTAAAATGCATCAAATATCATATTGCAATCACCAAATGGCATATAAAACTAAGTCCTGTCGATAATTCCATTAGTTTTACATAACCGACAATAAATTATCCAATCCTGTTTTCCAAGTGTTtaatgacatttaaaaatatgataaacaaATAAGAATTGAGCAGTTTATGGACTATATCAACAATTCATGCTGAATGTCTTTGTAAATTTCAAgccaattcaaaaaatatatatttctatcATGAGATAATTTGGTATAAGGGGCAAGAAAAATCACCatataaatgtgaatccaatgatcCATTGCATATGTACTCATAAACCAGTAGCCTTCTCTTATCCTCTATACAGAACCCAATCAGCATAACAACGTTTCGGTGCTGAGCGCAGCTCAGAACTTCTACTTCAGAACAAAACTCAACATCACCTTGAGAACTAGCCAATTTATGTTGCTTGACAGCAATGACTTGTCCTTCTGGTAGAACCCCTCTATGAACAGAGCCAAACCCTCCTTCTGCCAAGAAGTTTGCTTGCGAAAATCCACCAGTAGCGAGTTCCAACTCAGCATAGTTGAACCATCTTGGAGGTTTTCCAAAAATAGGTGCCTTGTGTTGACATATTGAACACAGTGGAGGTGGACCAGGTGGAACATTTCCTGAAAATGCTATCGCTTCTCTTAAATTACCGCTGAAATCTGTGTCGTTTCTATATGCTGACGACATTTCAATTCCAGCTTCTCTATCAAGTCTAGAAAACTTTTCTAGCAAAGCTTTGGTTGTAGTTGCTTGAGGCATACCGTGATACGTCTCGGATATTTCTTCGTTGCGTTGAGATGATTGTTGATGTAAAAGCAATTCAGTGATCCACGGCTGGTATCTAAAGCTAGCTGAAGATGTGGA contains:
- the LOC101503574 gene encoding uncharacterized protein; this encodes MALPPFDPYYLYQSDDRSNINTLFVSGLPDDVKAREIHNLFRRRPGFDSCQLKYTGRANQVVAFATFFNHQAAMAALHALNGVKFDPQYGSVLHIELARSNSRRKRKPGGGVYVVIDKRSKGEANVQGSSSDDGESEPDEPSENGSSHGDVANTQSGDTAAVGSDSVAPVASEQHKKGGGDGGPCSTLFIANLGPNCTEDELKQAFSVYAGFNLVKMRSRGGMPVAFADFEEIDQAVKVMEELQGSLLPSSDRGGMHIEYARSRMRKKR
- the LOC101503019 gene encoding inactive protein kinase SELMODRAFT_444075; translated protein: MSREQSKRGKQEKGCDGGEKVIVAVKASKEIPKTALVWSLTHVVQPGDCITLLVVVPSQSSGRRLWGFPRFAGDCAGGMKKYPPGTILEQKSDINDSCSQMILQLHDVYDPNKINVRIKIVAGSPCGAVAAEAKKGLASWVVLDKHLKHEEKRCMEELQCNIVVMKRSQPKVLRLNLIGPQKKDDEAGTSPSKQDGMLEKQTKKKIDSLIDSIKGPNVTPTSSPELGTPFTATDAATSSASSSDPGTSPFFVSEMNGESKKEETIKESQELCDTNSDTESESLSTSSASFRYQPWITELLLHQQSSQRNEEISETYHGMPQATTTKALLEKFSRLDREAGIEMSSAYRNDTDFSGNLREAIAFSGNVPPGPPPLCSICQHKAPIFGKPPRWFNYAELELATGGFSQANFLAEGGFGSVHRGVLPEGQVIAVKQHKLASSQGDVEFCSEVEVLSCAQHRNVVMLIGFCIEDKRRLLVYEYICNGSLDSHLYGRQRNPLEWSARQKIAVGAARGLRYLHEECRVGCIIHRDMRPNNILITHDFEPLVGDFGLARWQPDGDMGVDTRVIGTFGYLAPEYAQSGQITEKADVYSFGVVLVELVTGRKAVDLTRPKGQQCLTEWARPLLEDYAIDELIDPRLEGQYLEHEVYCMLHAASLCIRRDPHSRPRMSQVLRILEGDMVMDTNYISTPSYDVGNRSGRIWSEPLQQRQNHYSGPLLEDSLPLESFSGKLSLEKYKPASYWDRCSSRDKPRRASCEDDV